Genomic DNA from Schistosoma haematobium chromosome 1, whole genome shotgun sequence:
tgtagtttagagcgtggtttcaggagaccaggaatggcggtccacgtactcgaatcgtttgccctagcggtgcgaggtgataaagagacgtgaggagggttagtcggggagataatagaggtattaggaggtgtaggaaggatttgaatgtgaccaccttgatctcttgtgctgttacgggtatgagggctgatgtcacttcccggctgcccacaccgtggaagggtatttcttgaggaacctgaaaaggaaattggattagtgttggtcttgacgacctgggagcgtgaccgcagagcccaagggacaactgcttgaagccggtcgcgcacggccttttgtggaaggtttttgacgtgttagctccgttcttcaaagggccttaccgccggagacggaaatccgtgaggtaaggtgaggtgtgacatatttagggccgaccttttctaaccccacccctccttgtgggaaggcagcatcgctgtcatgctggttgtccgagggaaacaccttactgctgtcacacctctctacagtcagcagtacgacttcgccctcagaccttgagttgctgcttttagtcttaccgttcgccaatcgacctgcctggcatggtagaacctgcaggaacatatgttccagccaatatagctcggttaggtcatcacgataggcaagcccgaccaccgcgtcaaggtggCAGCTTTGGTGCTTCAACTGCCACTAGTTAGTCACCGTTTCTGTACACCTTCATAGCTACATTAGTAACGTTATTGTTTTCCCACACTTTGTGACCAGCACTTCTGTAACTTTTTCTTGTTCTCTCTACATCATACTGATTAAAATGGTCATTTATATTCATCGATGTGGTCGGCCATTATATCTTTACTCTGTTGAGGATGGCATGGAGTGTGGCAGCAGTAAGAAGCGATTCGTAAAATGTGTACCAATCTTTCACCGGCCTCATATAAACGTTCCAGCATACTGGCTTTACTTTGGTTATGTAGAGAACGTTGCTTAACTAAGGCGATTCTCCTAGATGAAATCTTGGAGCTTCCCATTCTGGCGAAGACGCCAAGCGACGATGCTTGCTTACTAAGTTTGACATCGGACGACAAGGAATCTACAAATGCAACAGTTAGTGTTGTCGGCTAACCTCTTATTCCTGATGTAAGAGCTGAGACTACCATTTTCGACCGCCAGAAGGGGATAAAACCTCTGTCCAAACTACGATCAAGCATAATCTCTAAAAACCTCGCACTGTCAAGAAAACGTAACTACCACTCATCGACAGTGCGCTTACCACAAACACTGCTGATGAGGTAAGTGCAACCATAAGATTCGTAGGGAGCAAAAATCTCTCCCAAGGCAGACTGGATATTATAAATGAATGTACTACTCCAAAAGTCAAAACAAAAAGGAAAATTAAAGAAAAGCTTCCGATACGTAGTTAGGAGAGAACGGTTGAAACACGAATGAAAGCCGTGAATATGACATTCAATGAAGTCAAGTCCGTCTcgagtttaattatttggaatctgaAGTCAAAAAACAATGAGTCTGTTAGACGGTATGCGCATAATCTGCAGTTGGTAGAATCTGCTATCAGAAACGTACTGCCAGAAGAGGTTTCGGGAGTACAAATAACTATTGTAAAAAGACTCGTTAAATAGGTTGGAGGCGATGCCCAACCAAAAGAGGACGTTAAAGTCAGTACTCGGAAATAACAAGGAAAGAGAATTGATACCAAATAACGCATACAAAATCCGTTACTCGAATATTTGTATTTGGTCATATTGGTCACTTGAGGACTGCTGTTACTGAGTTGAAAACTCGAAAGTAAAACGGTGAAACAAACCTTGAAATTTAGGTTTACGGGTAGTTGTCTTAAAAGACAATGCTTCCGAGACCTAGATAGGCGTGATTCTCCAAACACCTTAGATGTGTGTACACAAACGCTCGTAGTCATAGAAGTAAATCGTCCGACCTAAACATACTGGCTTTTCCCTAACTCATATATAGACGTTGAGTAAGGTTGGTTGCTATCCTATCGTTGGGAATTTCAACGCGCCACATATTATTTGGATAGAGCTTATAGCTTCAGGTGAATGTTTGAACGGCAGCCCACTATCAACTATTATTTAGTGCGTACTTGTATAGTGTATCGCAAAAGCGACATATATTGGCTTAGAATATGAATCGTCGTAGTTGGAATTTTTCTTCATACCACACATACGATGTTACCGACGTTCAGTACCTAACCCCACCGGTAAACAGCGATCACCTTGTATTGTAGTTCAAGTTTCGGAAACAATGTACAGTATGAATCTACTGTACATCATCCCAATATCTGGCTAGCCAACATTCAGGCAATCGGATAGTGTGTGGTCTCAATAAATTGATCAGTCAATGCAGATAAGTagaatgaaaatgaatagaGTGATTTTAAATCAATATTCGAGGCCGTACAAACACCGTACACCCCATGGTCAACGTAAAAGCCGGAAAATACATCAAATAATTATAGCTAAATGACTCGTTACTTAAGAAGGACAGTTGGTGCACGATGGCCGTACTTGACAAAAACAATTGTTTTCTTACATTACACAGTAGTTAAGATGTTTAGGAAAATAATTCGTGCTAAGTTATCAAGTCACGCAGAATCATATAATCTGTCAACGGCTGAGCAACGCGGGAGTGTCACATAGGACAATCCTAGCTCCCTTATTTTTCTACTCTACATCGAATCACCAAGACTGCTTAAATCATCTACACTTGTTCGCAGATGATGTTAAAGTCCAGAGGAAAATAAGTAGTCAAACTGGTTATTTTGATTTCCAAACTGATCTAGACGGATTGGTTTCATAATCCCAAAGTCCAGGTTTGGAAATTAATTTTAGAAAGCGTGCTAGTGTACACTGGACACGGCATTGGTTACTAGTACACTACAAACTGCACGTCGCTTTCATTAATGCAGAAaaaatagtagtagtaagttGTGTATCGAGAACAATTGCAGCAAAAGATTTTGAATGTTATGGTTATTTCATCTAGTATTCTAGTGCTTTGATGAAGACATATTTCGGGTTTTATATTTAGACTATGAGGCCTCACTTAGAGAATTGCAGCCAAGTAGTAAGTCCTACTCATATTAGGAATCCTATCACATtcagtggataggacacacattggggAAAGCAACCACCTGCAAGCCcccacttggaatcctcaaaattaaaggaaaagaggaccaaagaacatattaaaccgagaaatggagacagacatgagaagaatgaacaacaattggatagaactagaaaggaaggcccaggacagagtgggttgtagaatgctggtcggcggcctatgctccattgggaataacaggcATAGGTACGTAAGTAATCATACTCGAGCATTTAACGTGTGAGAATTAAGTTAGTGACTGATCATTCTAAACTCTCCTGTGACAAGCGTTTGAGACGTTCAGACCTTTAACCCTTATCTTATTGTAGAACTCGACACAACCTCATATTGACGCTCCGTATCTTAAATAATGATTTCTGCGTTAACATGTCTTAGCCTTTGTTTCCGACAGGACCAATCATCTGGGCAATTGAAAAGTTTCGTAAACGGCAGCTGGATAAACTCAGAGTTGGACCTTGTTCTTATCGAGCAGTCAGTGACTGAAATATCCTACTCGAACAAGTGGTATCGACTCGATCAGTGAACACTTCTACGGAGAGGCTGGTTTTCCACTTGAAGACAAGTTGGAGGGATGAACACAGGTAAAGCGACCTATCATTGTTATTACTAAAGACTGAAATAATGAGTAATGTCGTTTAGTTTGACTGCATCGATTGGGACTGATCGAGGCCgtaagatacaaataaaaaacaCGATAAAACCATATTGATCCCTGCAATTATTGAGTTTTCGTTAATTTGACCATAATCCTGATTGCAGGAAAAAAACTGTGAGTGTTAAGTGATTCCTGAGATATGACGTGTTTTAGTTGAGTGTGTCAACTGGGATTGAAATACTTGGCGGATATTCTCACATTAGTCTCAAACCAGGCGATTTTCCTGTCTACTGATAACCAATTTAAGCCAGATTGTTAATAATATGAAGCTATCTTAGTCATTTGTCTTTGCGATTGTCAGTCATTTCCGTAACAACCACGTAAACTTAGTGAAAACATCAACTGTTCTATAGCTGGATCTTAGTATGAGAACGCAAATGTCTTATTGATAAAAATACACGAAAAATTTGAAGTGAACCTTCTCACCATAATGTAACAACGCAAGGAGTCATGGGATTATGGGAATGAGTAGGGCGTGACAGTCCAAAGTCCGCTATTTTGACAAGACCCTTGTCATTCATTAACAGGTTGGAGACTTTTAAGTCCCTGTGGATTATAAAGTTTTCATGAAGATATCTCAGACCTTTGAAAATCTGAAGCATGATGCATTTAACCTACAGTATAAATCAGAATTTTAACCACACATTACCTGAGACTCGGTGAAAGGATTAGGCATGTTATCAAGTAAACTTGCCATATCCTGTTCACAATACTCCATAACAAGGAAGATACTGAAAATGATCGATATCACTAGAACATACCTATCTAAGCTCCTCCCAACAACGACTTCTCTCAAGTGAACAACATTCGGGTGCTTTATACTTAGCAACAAAGTGATTTCGCGCAAACTGCTAATAGGGATACCTGTTGTACATAACTCAAGAGTGAGGAAAACTTGCCATCTCGAACATTTTCCATTCGAACTTTCTTCAGAGCCACAACCTCTTTTGATACAGTATCACGAGCACGGTCTAAGTTATTAGCTAAATTTTCATACTTACAGACAATACCATATGTCCCTTCACCTATGCGGTTTAGCTTTTCAAATTCAGCAACACTACGACATCTACCCTCCTAGAAGATGTGATACCGCTCGCAAACTTACTCTAAATTCCGATGGTATCTTAAAGTATGAAAGTCTCTTGACACTGAAAATTCTGAAATCCCTCGAGTCTGAATCAGATTCACGAACAGCAGATCGTGTAGCACACATATTGCAACTAGCGCTCCAAACTTCAATTCCCAATATCTTTCCCACAATCTTCTGCTAATTAATTGAGTTCATTGTgcttttttattattgtttcggTTCAGTTCCATGTATTCGTCAGTATTCAACTGTGGTagccagatgttcttcagttgtaaatatgctgatCTTGCTTACCGATCCACACCTTCATATCTGCATGGGATCCAAAGAGTTCATCAACGATGCTGTACAGATATGTGagggtttttacatcttccaaggcttctccgtcaagtatgatttgattggtgcatgttgtattgtatcggagaatatttcttttctttttgtgtaCGTTGAGACCTacttctgctacactggtcgttttctcctgcatttattGTCGCGTGTGcaatagaagagccagatcatctgcgaagtctagatcgtccggCTGTATCTTAGCCGTCTATTATATCCCATGTTTCCCTCCAGATGCTGACATCTTCGTTATAtagtcgatcaccaggaaaAAGAGAAAGAGTAAGAGTATGaaaccttgtctgactccggtttttacttcgaacgagtctgtcagctgtcctttaCGCGCCATTTCGCAGTGGAATCTGTGGTGCCATTGGGTTCCaatcacacaatcctcaaagctaaaCAGAAAACGCTTAGGAAAATAGATGTTCAACATTTAAGGCGGAGAAaaacctaacgatggagaagatgggaacaatgaattgaattaattcgaATTGATCGGATGGCACAGCTCGGCCTTGTAGGCATAGTCCCTGttgaatgttattttttattcgTATTAAggatattgttctatctctagcctgaGCTTTTTCTCTATCATGTATTAGTGGTTGTTACGGTacaatgagttggtgtagacgatgatgtggcttccatgtaagatcttatagatcgGGCAGTTATATCAATGACAAATCTACCATTTTAGGATtcggtctattattagagcggTACTCATGACGAAGTAGACTATAATTCTACAAATCCATCATGGGAAtgccgtatgatattgactatcttttcAGTCtcgccatagtgtcgaagaagccttcaaagtgttgtccattcctcgc
This window encodes:
- the CDK10_1 gene encoding Cyclin-dependent kinase 10, variant 2 (EggNog:ENOG410V6IP~COG:T) encodes the protein MEYCEQDMASLLDNMPNPFTESQVKCIMLQIFKGLRYLHENFIIHRDLKVSNLLMNDKGLVKIADFGLSRPTHSHNPMTPCVVTLWYRAPEILLGDKNQTKAVDIWSAGCIMGELLLHKPLLPGKTEVHQLELIIDLLGTPNDQIWPVCSSYALTCLHSRIFPNYQH